A genomic segment from Streptomyces sp. NBC_01233 encodes:
- a CDS encoding molybdopterin-dependent oxidoreductase produces MRFTLPPGPPVTFKARLHDARTATAIGRWLGLAMAVCFATGVLSHYLQHPPGWLADRLPSRPYWGYRLTQGLHVASGIAAVPLLLAKLWAVYPRLFAWPPVRSLRHALERISVAVLVAAGLFELFTGLLNTFQWYPWPFNFVPVHYAVAWLLLGSLILHVAVQWPNIRDHFTSRSPGTPALPEADGPDRRRLLLGVTAAVGAVTLTTVGQSVTALGALELFGPRSPAHGLQGLPVNRTAAAARVTPASLTDWRLTVVGPRPFALTPEELRAMPQHEVTLPIACVEGWSKSARWTGVRVRDLLERAGGGPGSRVRVVSLEAAGAYRVMEMGRLYAQDPLTLLALRLNGEVLSLDHGYPARIIAPNRPGVLQTKWVGRLEVV; encoded by the coding sequence ATGCGTTTCACCCTGCCTCCGGGGCCGCCCGTCACCTTCAAGGCGCGCCTGCACGATGCCCGTACCGCGACCGCGATCGGCCGATGGCTCGGCCTGGCCATGGCCGTCTGCTTCGCGACCGGCGTACTGAGCCACTACCTCCAGCACCCGCCGGGATGGCTGGCCGACCGGCTGCCGAGCCGCCCGTACTGGGGCTACCGGCTCACCCAGGGCCTGCACGTGGCGTCCGGGATCGCCGCGGTCCCGCTGCTGCTGGCGAAGCTGTGGGCGGTCTATCCGCGGTTGTTCGCGTGGCCGCCGGTGCGGTCCCTGCGGCACGCCCTGGAGCGGATCTCCGTGGCCGTCCTCGTCGCCGCTGGCCTGTTCGAGCTGTTCACCGGACTGCTGAACACCTTCCAGTGGTACCCCTGGCCGTTCAACTTCGTTCCCGTGCACTACGCGGTCGCCTGGCTCCTGTTGGGCTCGCTGATCTTGCACGTGGCCGTGCAGTGGCCGAACATCCGGGACCACTTCACGAGCCGTTCCCCCGGAACCCCGGCCCTGCCCGAGGCCGATGGGCCGGACCGGCGCCGGCTCCTGCTCGGCGTCACGGCCGCGGTCGGAGCGGTGACGCTGACCACCGTCGGACAGTCCGTCACCGCGCTCGGTGCGCTGGAGCTGTTCGGCCCGCGCAGCCCCGCCCACGGGCTCCAGGGACTGCCCGTGAACCGGACGGCCGCCGCGGCGCGCGTCACCCCGGCCTCGCTGACCGACTGGCGGCTGACCGTGGTCGGGCCCCGGCCGTTCGCCCTGACGCCGGAGGAGCTGCGCGCCATGCCCCAGCACGAGGTCACCCTGCCGATCGCCTGCGTCGAGGGCTGGAGCAAGTCCGCCCGCTGGACCGGGGTACGGGTACGGGACCTCCTGGAGCGCGCGGGAGGCGGCCCGGGATCGCGGGTCCGGGTGGTCTCCCTCGAAGCGGCGGGCGCCTACCGGGTGATGGAGATGGGGCGGCTCTACGCGCAGGACCCGCTCACGCTGCTGGCGCTGCGGCTGAACGGCGAGGTGCTGTCCCTGGACCACGGCTACCCGGCACGGATCATCGCCCCGAACCGGCCCGGTGTACTGCAGACCAAGTGGGTCGGCCGACTGGAGGTCGTGTGA
- a CDS encoding protein kinase domain-containing protein: MKPLETGDPTSLGEGRYRLVGRLGQGGMGVVYLGRSQSGRAVAVKVVRPELSTEPGFKRRFADEVAAARRVGGFHTAPVVDADPDGEPAWLVTAFVPGPTLQAVLARVGSLPLDTLTVLAAGLAEALEAIHRAGVIHRDLKPANIIVAEDGPRVIDFGIARALDGTSLTQTGLQIGTPGFLAPEQLTGGGAVTPAVDMFALGVVLTQAAGGAPFGDGPSAARHYKVVYEEPDLTAVPGELREAIGACLSKDPAERPTPTAFLATLTVRHPDGGSWLPEAATQLLPPPEPAVRPTAPDSPSDSPSDTAQDLPVPDAAPPVVAEPRTAQSRTVTGPAARLSPTPAQVPQAVAEKARRRRAVVAAALVTSLAAAGLLVWQPWTDSTKDDSKSHAATPTGSTPAPASFPADPLLIRQDTAPGWPGTCHSVIARRDAATEKPVELVAGGTGACDTLPQWSPDRRSFAFTRSTPEGAAVWTANADGSNARRITSIAGGRVSWSPDGSRLAVLRKKDGVQQLFVVGVADGAARQLTSGGGQVEDPAWSPDGKSIAVCLQTGPENWQIHLVDPAAPNRAPQQVTRLPHPALDPVWSPDGTTFAYTAGAYGTGTQGDIRLVDADGSDDRELVATGAHEMDPVWSVDGTWVAFVRGPYEKPAIWAVRADKTGERALTTGAAAEGHPAWH, translated from the coding sequence ATGAAGCCGCTCGAAACGGGTGATCCCACCTCGCTCGGCGAGGGCCGCTACCGGCTGGTGGGACGGCTCGGCCAGGGGGGCATGGGCGTGGTCTACCTGGGCCGTTCCCAGTCCGGCCGTGCTGTCGCCGTCAAGGTCGTACGTCCCGAGCTGAGCACCGAGCCCGGGTTCAAGCGCAGGTTCGCCGACGAGGTGGCGGCCGCGCGGCGGGTCGGCGGCTTCCACACCGCGCCGGTGGTCGACGCCGACCCGGACGGGGAGCCGGCCTGGCTGGTGACGGCCTTCGTGCCCGGTCCCACCCTGCAAGCGGTACTCGCGCGCGTCGGATCGCTGCCCCTGGACACGCTCACCGTCCTGGCGGCCGGCCTGGCAGAGGCACTCGAGGCGATCCACCGAGCGGGGGTCATCCACCGCGATCTCAAGCCCGCGAACATCATCGTCGCGGAGGACGGGCCGCGTGTCATCGATTTCGGCATCGCGCGCGCCCTGGACGGAACCTCCCTGACACAGACCGGCCTGCAGATCGGCACGCCGGGATTCCTGGCACCCGAGCAGCTCACCGGCGGTGGGGCGGTCACCCCTGCGGTCGACATGTTCGCTCTGGGGGTGGTGCTCACCCAGGCGGCGGGCGGTGCCCCCTTCGGCGACGGCCCTTCCGCGGCCAGGCACTACAAGGTGGTCTACGAGGAGCCGGACCTGACCGCGGTGCCCGGTGAACTCCGCGAAGCCATCGGCGCCTGCCTGTCCAAGGACCCGGCGGAACGGCCCACCCCGACTGCCTTCCTCGCCACTCTGACCGTCCGCCACCCGGACGGTGGCTCCTGGCTGCCGGAGGCGGCGACGCAGCTCCTCCCGCCCCCGGAACCGGCGGTGCGTCCCACCGCGCCGGACAGCCCGTCGGACAGCCCGTCGGACACCGCGCAGGACCTCCCGGTACCGGACGCCGCCCCGCCCGTCGTCGCGGAGCCCCGTACGGCACAGTCGCGCACCGTGACGGGGCCCGCGGCGCGGCTCTCCCCCACCCCCGCGCAGGTGCCGCAGGCGGTCGCGGAGAAGGCCCGGCGTCGCCGCGCGGTGGTGGCGGCGGCGCTCGTGACGTCCCTCGCGGCCGCCGGCCTGTTGGTGTGGCAGCCCTGGACCGACTCCACCAAGGACGATTCGAAGTCCCACGCCGCCACGCCCACCGGATCCACCCCTGCCCCTGCCTCGTTCCCGGCCGATCCCCTGCTGATCCGGCAGGACACCGCCCCGGGCTGGCCCGGGACGTGCCACAGCGTCATCGCCCGCCGGGACGCCGCGACCGAGAAGCCCGTGGAGCTCGTCGCAGGGGGCACAGGCGCGTGCGACACCCTGCCCCAGTGGTCCCCTGACCGCAGGTCGTTCGCGTTCACGCGCAGCACACCCGAGGGCGCGGCCGTCTGGACCGCGAACGCCGACGGTTCGAACGCGCGGCGGATCACCTCCATCGCCGGCGGCAGGGTGTCCTGGTCTCCGGACGGCAGCCGGCTCGCCGTGCTCCGCAAGAAGGACGGTGTACAGCAGCTGTTCGTGGTCGGCGTCGCCGACGGCGCGGCTCGCCAGCTCACCTCGGGCGGGGGCCAGGTCGAGGATCCCGCGTGGTCGCCGGACGGCAAGAGCATCGCGGTCTGCCTGCAGACAGGGCCCGAGAACTGGCAGATCCACCTGGTCGACCCCGCCGCCCCGAACCGTGCCCCGCAGCAGGTGACCCGGCTGCCCCATCCGGCACTCGACCCGGTGTGGTCACCCGACGGCACCACCTTCGCCTACACGGCGGGGGCCTACGGCACGGGCACTCAGGGCGACATCCGCCTCGTGGACGCCGACGGCAGTGACGATCGTGAACTGGTCGCCACCGGCGCCCACGAGATGGACCCCGTCTGGTCCGTCGACGGCACGTGGGTGGCCTTCGTCCGCGGCCCGTACGAGAAGCCCGCGATCTGGGCCGTGCGCGCGGACAAGACCGGCGAGCGTGCGCTCACCACCGGCGCCGCCGCCGAGGGGCATCCCGCCTGGCACTGA
- a CDS encoding glycosyltransferase family 2 protein, translating into MWRVTPSACRPPRADLVLPCLDEAEALPWVLARVPAGWRAIVVDNGSTDGSADIARSLGATVVHETRRGFGAACHAGLLAARAELVCFCDCDASMDPGLLAPMAGRVAAGEADLLLGRRRPQGRGAWPAHARAGNIALARMLRRRTGLRLHDLGPMRVARREALLGLGLTDRRSGYPLQMVVRAADAGWRVAETDVPYLPRSGRSKVTGTWRGTWHAVRDMRRVLAEPPGTRTAPGEGISA; encoded by the coding sequence GTGTGGAGGGTGACTCCTTCTGCTTGTCGTCCGCCCCGCGCGGACCTCGTACTGCCCTGCCTCGACGAGGCGGAGGCCCTGCCCTGGGTGCTGGCGCGGGTGCCGGCCGGGTGGCGGGCCATCGTCGTCGACAACGGCTCAACCGACGGCTCGGCGGACATCGCCCGCTCCCTCGGCGCCACCGTCGTGCACGAGACCCGGCGCGGGTTCGGCGCCGCCTGCCATGCCGGGCTGCTCGCCGCACGGGCCGAGCTGGTCTGCTTCTGCGACTGCGACGCCTCCATGGACCCCGGCCTGCTCGCGCCCATGGCCGGGCGGGTCGCGGCCGGTGAGGCGGACCTGCTGCTCGGCCGGCGCCGCCCTCAAGGACGCGGCGCCTGGCCCGCTCACGCCCGGGCCGGAAACATCGCCCTGGCCCGCATGCTGCGCCGCCGTACCGGCCTGCGGCTGCACGACCTCGGACCGATGCGGGTGGCGCGCCGCGAGGCACTGCTCGGTCTGGGGCTGACCGACCGGCGCAGCGGATACCCGCTCCAGATGGTCGTACGGGCCGCCGACGCGGGCTGGCGGGTGGCCGAGACCGACGTCCCCTACCTGCCCCGGTCGGGGAGGTCCAAGGTCACCGGGACCTGGCGCGGTACCTGGCACGCGGTACGGGACATGCGCCGGGTCCTGGCCGAACCCCCGGGTACCCGCACCGCGCCGGGCGAGGGGATCTCCGCATGA
- a CDS encoding glycosyltransferase family 87 protein: MKPPTALTTRTALVATGLALAALTTVLAVTVRHGGHFSDPVGLFRWYAACWVLFAVALSALRRVPDRHLVRLIVAGAVAVTVTGLAGPPRTSTDSYRYAWDGRVQAAGVSPYDHTPQDPALARLRDPWLFPTGSACEGPGLAPIPHTGSAPHCTRINRPAVHTIYPPVAEAYFMAVDRLSPAGARHKPLQIGAALISLGVTGTLLLVLRRRGEDLRKAAYWAWCPAVPLEAVNNAHVDVLGVLLAVAGLGLVASRALTRRAAGGVLIGAAIATKLMPAVVLPGALSGVRRVRDAAAVLLPAAAFVVLAYLPYVLLSHGSVFGYLGGYVQEEGYDDASAGSRYSLLRLVLPDGWAFPVLVAVIAGVCLYAMWRGDPRRPWSGALLVTGWAFVLLTPGYSWYALLLVALVALDGRWEWLGIPLAGAAVYLLAPALRFQPSLSNIAYGAAAALVLVMAWVRRRARAR; encoded by the coding sequence GTGAAACCCCCCACCGCTCTCACGACGCGCACCGCGCTCGTCGCCACCGGTCTCGCCCTCGCCGCCCTCACGACGGTCCTCGCCGTCACCGTGCGGCACGGGGGCCACTTCAGCGATCCCGTCGGCCTGTTCCGGTGGTACGCGGCCTGCTGGGTCCTCTTCGCCGTGGCCCTGTCCGCGCTGCGCCGGGTCCCGGACCGCCACCTCGTACGGCTGATCGTGGCCGGGGCCGTCGCGGTCACGGTGACCGGGCTGGCGGGACCGCCGCGGACCAGCACCGACTCCTACCGCTACGCCTGGGACGGCCGGGTCCAGGCGGCCGGCGTCTCCCCGTACGACCACACCCCACAGGATCCGGCGCTCGCGCGGCTGCGCGACCCCTGGCTCTTCCCCACGGGCTCCGCCTGCGAGGGACCCGGCCTCGCACCGATCCCCCACACCGGCAGCGCGCCCCACTGCACCCGCATCAACAGGCCCGCCGTCCACACCATCTACCCGCCCGTCGCCGAGGCGTACTTCATGGCCGTCGACCGCCTCTCCCCCGCCGGCGCCCGGCACAAGCCGCTGCAGATCGGCGCCGCCCTGATCTCTCTCGGCGTCACGGGCACACTCCTCCTGGTCCTGCGGCGGCGCGGCGAGGACCTCCGCAAGGCCGCGTACTGGGCCTGGTGCCCGGCCGTGCCCCTGGAGGCGGTCAACAACGCGCACGTCGACGTCCTGGGCGTGCTCCTCGCGGTCGCCGGACTCGGCCTCGTCGCCTCCCGGGCCCTGACCCGGCGGGCAGCGGGCGGCGTGCTGATCGGCGCCGCCATCGCCACGAAGCTGATGCCGGCCGTCGTCCTCCCCGGCGCGCTGTCCGGGGTCCGCCGCGTCCGCGACGCGGCCGCCGTGCTGCTGCCCGCCGCGGCCTTCGTCGTACTCGCCTACCTCCCGTACGTCCTCCTCTCGCACGGCTCGGTGTTCGGCTACCTCGGCGGCTACGTCCAGGAGGAGGGCTATGACGACGCCTCGGCGGGATCCCGCTATTCGCTCCTGCGGCTGGTCCTGCCCGACGGCTGGGCCTTCCCCGTGCTCGTCGCCGTCATCGCGGGCGTCTGCCTGTACGCGATGTGGCGCGGGGACCCGCGACGCCCCTGGAGCGGCGCCCTCCTGGTCACCGGCTGGGCGTTCGTCCTCCTCACCCCCGGCTACTCCTGGTACGCCCTGCTCCTGGTCGCCCTCGTGGCCCTGGACGGACGCTGGGAATGGCTGGGCATCCCCCTCGCGGGCGCCGCCGTCTACCTCCTCGCCCCGGCGCTCCGCTTCCAGCCGTCGCTGAGCAACATCGCGTACGGAGCCGCAGCCGCCCTCGTCCTCGTGATGGCCTGGGTCCGGCGGCGGGCGCGTGCACGATAG
- a CDS encoding S8 family peptidase: protein MFSSSQSSAFGRRRRQLISAAAAVPLLASGLAVLQAPALAVPSKPTVPAKPSATHKVTLVTGDVVTVTTMADGKQTAEVDRPDSAVGGVKIQQIKGDLFVVPDEAVPLLGTDRLDRRLFNVTDLIEMGYDDAKSAAVPLIATYARTRSGAAVEPTAPRGSRLTRDLQHIGGAVLSTEKGQARTFWNSVAPQGSTALGAGVAKLWLDGRVKANLKESVPLIGAPTAWAAGYTGKGVKVAVLDTGIDVNHPDFAGLIDGTASFVPGEAVTDVNGHGTHVAGTIVGSGAASGGDNKGVAPGADLYVGKVLGGAEGYGQDSWIMAGMQWAAESGADVVNMSLGDSYPTDGSDPMSQTVDALSAQYGTLFVIAAGNSGPESISAPGAAASALTVAATDKQDRLASFSSTGPLTRSGAMKPDIAAPGVDITAARSSQMTDGGEGSYRTISGTSMATPHVVGAAAILAQQNPDWTGAQLKEHLMSTAKDLDGGYSPYEVGTGRLDVTAAVRATVRGTGSLFFGNYTWPHEPSDVAVTKALTFTNTGSADVTLNLALTGGGPFTLGAAEVTVPAGGTAAVPVTGDPGAAPAGRHVGHVSATDAATGQPVTRTSVALLKEEERHDLNIKLVGRNGKPAAGWVGVNLAGDIWPWTVYVDGSTTMRMAPGTYTVAGYLDVAGEKADRSGLAVLVDPETVLKGGSADVVLDASRARLLQTEAPERTEDRQRKVDFNVHYKGLDPYLDYRSAYVLPPTYDDVYVAPTEAMKQGEFMLITRWRKGEPLLGLSTPGDRLRLDALVQAGSALGTATDRLDVVYAGNGAAAAYEKVKAKGRVVVVDRSDEVAPQARAEAAVAAGAKALIVVNDGVGALMEYVGESAIPVASVHRDAGKALVSMARSGAHELTVKQTEYTPFVYDLTRDYPGRVPDRPLVYEPGKGDLARIDARYYAAAGGRLAEGYRSDFTLSPSFNLPEREWHPGSRTEWVTPGQVWREFHTQGVDGALPWSMVSGDNTYAEGGNTRLDWFAPATRPGQSESFGVYNSRWQNFMTWNVQAWASASDTMRLGGYLPWGETPSHLQMFQGDTLIHDNPVSGDMQWKEVPAGNLPYRAVLDAERPGDVFRLSTRTHTEWTFMSDTVDSDSFEPFSVLNLDYRLESDLHGDLKAGAKQQIALKPVSMDRGTVPGTVSTMTLDVSHDDGATWQKVTLAKGAGGSWTGSFTTAKRPGGFVSLRASAATDRGFGVKNEIIRAYGLR, encoded by the coding sequence ATGTTCTCCTCCTCTCAGTCTTCCGCCTTCGGGCGCAGGCGCCGGCAGCTGATCTCGGCCGCTGCCGCGGTGCCTCTGCTGGCGTCGGGGCTCGCGGTTCTGCAAGCGCCCGCACTGGCCGTTCCGAGCAAGCCCACCGTTCCCGCCAAGCCTTCGGCGACCCACAAGGTCACCCTGGTCACCGGCGACGTCGTCACGGTCACCACGATGGCCGACGGCAAGCAGACCGCCGAGGTCGACCGGCCGGACAGCGCCGTCGGCGGCGTGAAGATCCAGCAGATCAAGGGAGACCTGTTCGTCGTCCCGGACGAGGCCGTGCCGTTGCTGGGCACGGACAGGCTGGACCGGCGGCTGTTCAACGTCACCGACCTGATCGAAATGGGCTACGACGACGCGAAGTCGGCCGCGGTCCCGCTGATCGCGACGTACGCCCGGACGAGGTCCGGCGCGGCCGTCGAGCCGACAGCCCCCCGGGGCAGCCGGCTGACCCGGGATCTCCAGCACATCGGCGGTGCCGTGCTCAGCACCGAGAAGGGGCAGGCCCGTACCTTCTGGAATTCCGTCGCGCCGCAGGGCAGCACGGCGTTGGGCGCCGGTGTGGCGAAGCTGTGGCTCGACGGTCGGGTGAAGGCCAACCTGAAGGAGAGCGTGCCGTTGATCGGCGCGCCCACGGCTTGGGCGGCCGGCTACACGGGCAAGGGCGTGAAGGTCGCGGTGCTCGACACCGGAATCGACGTCAACCACCCCGACTTCGCCGGCCTGATCGACGGCACCGCCAGCTTCGTACCGGGTGAGGCCGTCACCGACGTCAACGGGCACGGCACGCACGTGGCCGGCACGATCGTCGGCTCGGGCGCCGCCTCCGGAGGGGACAACAAGGGCGTCGCTCCCGGCGCCGACCTGTACGTCGGCAAGGTGCTCGGCGGCGCGGAGGGCTACGGCCAGGACTCCTGGATCATGGCCGGCATGCAGTGGGCCGCCGAGTCCGGTGCTGACGTCGTCAACATGAGTCTCGGCGACTCGTACCCGACGGACGGCAGCGACCCGATGTCGCAGACGGTCGACGCGCTGTCCGCGCAGTACGGCACGCTGTTCGTCATAGCCGCCGGCAACTCGGGACCGGAGAGCATCTCCGCCCCGGGCGCGGCCGCCTCGGCGCTGACCGTGGCCGCCACGGACAAGCAGGACCGGCTCGCGAGCTTCTCCAGCACCGGCCCGCTGACCCGCTCCGGCGCCATGAAGCCGGACATCGCGGCGCCCGGCGTGGACATCACCGCGGCCCGCTCGTCTCAGATGACCGACGGTGGCGAGGGTTCCTACCGCACCATCAGCGGCACGTCGATGGCCACCCCGCACGTGGTCGGCGCGGCGGCGATCCTGGCCCAGCAGAACCCGGACTGGACCGGCGCACAGCTCAAGGAACACCTGATGAGTACCGCGAAGGACCTGGACGGCGGGTACTCGCCGTACGAGGTCGGCACCGGCCGACTCGACGTGACCGCTGCCGTGCGGGCTACGGTCCGCGGCACCGGATCGCTCTTCTTCGGCAACTACACGTGGCCGCACGAGCCGAGTGACGTCGCCGTCACGAAGGCCCTGACCTTCACCAACACCGGCTCCGCCGACGTCACGCTGAACCTGGCGCTGACCGGCGGCGGGCCGTTCACGCTGGGAGCCGCCGAGGTGACCGTCCCGGCGGGCGGAACCGCCGCCGTCCCGGTGACCGGAGACCCGGGGGCCGCCCCGGCAGGCCGGCACGTCGGCCACGTGAGCGCCACGGACGCGGCCACCGGGCAGCCGGTGACCCGCACCTCCGTGGCGCTCCTCAAGGAGGAGGAGCGCCACGACCTGAACATCAAGCTGGTGGGGAGGAACGGCAAGCCGGCCGCCGGCTGGGTCGGGGTCAACCTCGCGGGCGACATCTGGCCGTGGACGGTCTACGTCGACGGATCGACCACCATGCGCATGGCACCGGGTACGTACACCGTCGCGGGATACCTCGACGTGGCCGGCGAGAAGGCGGACCGCTCGGGTCTGGCCGTGCTCGTCGACCCGGAGACGGTGCTCAAGGGCGGCTCCGCCGACGTGGTGCTGGACGCGAGCAGGGCACGCCTGCTGCAGACCGAGGCGCCGGAGCGCACCGAGGACCGCCAGCGCAAGGTCGACTTCAACGTCCACTACAAGGGTCTGGACCCGTACCTGGACTACCGCAGCGCGTACGTGCTGCCGCCGACGTACGACGACGTCTACGTCGCACCGACGGAGGCGATGAAGCAGGGCGAGTTCATGCTGATCACCCGTTGGCGCAAGGGCGAGCCGCTGCTCGGCCTGAGCACGCCGGGCGATCGGCTCCGGCTCGACGCGCTGGTGCAGGCGGGCAGCGCCCTGGGCACCGCCACGGACAGGCTGGACGTCGTCTACGCGGGCAACGGCGCGGCAGCCGCGTACGAGAAGGTCAAGGCCAAGGGCAGGGTGGTCGTCGTCGACCGCAGCGACGAGGTCGCGCCGCAGGCGCGTGCCGAGGCCGCGGTCGCGGCCGGCGCGAAGGCGCTGATCGTGGTCAACGACGGCGTCGGGGCTTTGATGGAGTACGTCGGAGAGTCGGCCATCCCGGTCGCCTCCGTGCACCGCGACGCGGGCAAGGCCCTCGTCTCCATGGCCAGGTCCGGCGCCCACGAACTGACCGTCAAGCAGACCGAGTACACGCCGTTCGTCTACGACCTGACGCGGGACTACCCCGGCCGGGTGCCGGACCGGCCCCTGGTCTACGAGCCGGGCAAGGGTGACCTCGCCCGGATCGACGCCCGCTACTACGCGGCGGCCGGCGGCCGGCTCGCGGAAGGCTACCGGTCCGACTTCACCCTCAGCCCGTCGTTCAACCTTCCCGAGCGCGAGTGGCACCCGGGCAGCCGCACCGAGTGGGTGACTCCGGGCCAGGTCTGGAGGGAGTTCCACACGCAGGGCGTCGACGGAGCCCTTCCGTGGTCGATGGTGTCGGGCGACAACACCTACGCCGAGGGCGGCAACACCCGGCTGGACTGGTTCGCTCCGGCGACCCGCCCCGGCCAGAGCGAGTCCTTCGGCGTGTACAACTCCCGCTGGCAGAACTTCATGACCTGGAACGTCCAGGCGTGGGCCTCCGCCAGCGACACCATGCGGCTGGGCGGCTACCTGCCGTGGGGTGAGACGCCCTCCCACCTGCAGATGTTCCAGGGTGACACGTTGATCCACGACAACCCGGTCAGCGGCGACATGCAGTGGAAGGAGGTACCGGCGGGCAACCTGCCCTACCGCGCCGTCCTGGACGCGGAGCGGCCCGGTGACGTCTTCCGGCTGTCCACGCGCACCCACACCGAGTGGACCTTCATGTCCGACACCGTCGACTCGGACTCCTTCGAGCCGTTCTCGGTGCTGAACCTGGACTACCGGCTCGAGTCGGACCTGCACGGCGACCTCAAGGCCGGTGCGAAGCAGCAGATCGCCCTCAAGCCGGTGTCCATGGACCGCGGCACCGTGCCCGGCACCGTGTCCACGATGACGCTGGACGTCTCGCACGACGACGGCGCCACCTGGCAGAAGGTGACCCTGGCCAAGGGCGCCGGCGGCTCCTGGACGGGTTCGTTCACGACGGCCAAGAGGCCCGGCGGCTTCGTCTCCCTGCGCGCGAGCGCCGCGACGGACAGGGGCTTCGGCGTCAAGAACGAGATCATCCGGGCGTACGGCCTGCGATGA
- a CDS encoding TIGR04282 family arsenosugar biosynthesis glycosyltransferase produces MSTLLVIAKAPVAGCVKTRLTTLFTPQQAADLALASLQDTLAAVLATPARRRVLVLDGQPGPWIPEGIEVVPQGTGGLDVRLAAAFALATGPALLIGMDTPQVTPGLLAPGLDFTEADAWFGPADDGGFWALGLADPDPALLLGVPMSVAHTGEVQRRRLTDAGLAVRNLPELCDVDTPADAERVAAAAPRTRFATLHSGLCAVTR; encoded by the coding sequence ATGAGCACCCTCCTCGTCATCGCCAAGGCTCCCGTCGCGGGCTGCGTCAAAACCCGCCTGACCACGCTGTTCACCCCGCAGCAGGCCGCCGACCTCGCCCTCGCCTCGCTCCAGGACACCCTCGCGGCCGTCCTGGCCACGCCGGCCCGGCGCCGCGTCCTGGTCCTCGACGGACAGCCGGGGCCCTGGATCCCGGAGGGGATCGAGGTCGTCCCGCAGGGCACGGGCGGCCTGGACGTCCGGCTGGCCGCGGCCTTCGCCCTGGCCACGGGACCGGCCCTGCTGATCGGCATGGACACCCCGCAGGTCACCCCCGGCCTCCTCGCGCCCGGGCTCGACTTCACCGAGGCGGACGCCTGGTTCGGGCCCGCCGACGACGGGGGGTTCTGGGCGCTCGGCCTGGCCGATCCCGACCCGGCCCTGCTGCTCGGCGTCCCCATGTCCGTGGCACACACCGGAGAGGTGCAGCGGCGGCGGCTCACGGATGCGGGGCTGGCCGTACGGAACCTGCCCGAGCTGTGCGACGTGGACACCCCGGCCGACGCGGAACGGGTCGCCGCGGCCGCACCGCGGACCCGCTTCGCCACCCTGCACTCCGGCCTGTGCGCGGTGACGCGATGA
- a CDS encoding class I SAM-dependent methyltransferase: MTAQLTESGTRTWQADPYADALRAGRGPLYLRRHDGWLLPLEVERWCAEPDAADDTVLARCTGAVLDIGCGPGRLVAALARLGHAALGVDVTPEAVARTVRAGGSALCRSVFEPLPGEGGWGTVLLIDGNIGIGGDPAALLRRAAELTAPGGSLLVEVATADVDERVEVYVEDGTGGRGASFWWARLGTRALCSEARAAGWNPYDTWRTAGRSFVHLTL; the protein is encoded by the coding sequence ATGACCGCCCAGCTCACCGAGTCGGGCACGCGAACCTGGCAGGCCGACCCGTACGCCGACGCGCTGCGCGCGGGCCGGGGCCCCCTCTATCTCCGTCGTCACGACGGCTGGTTGCTGCCGCTGGAGGTCGAGCGGTGGTGCGCCGAGCCCGACGCGGCCGACGACACCGTGCTGGCCCGGTGTACCGGGGCCGTCCTCGACATCGGCTGCGGACCGGGCCGCCTGGTGGCCGCCCTCGCCCGGCTCGGGCACGCCGCACTCGGTGTGGACGTCACCCCCGAGGCGGTGGCCCGTACCGTGCGGGCGGGCGGCAGCGCATTGTGCCGGTCGGTCTTCGAGCCGCTTCCCGGCGAAGGCGGTTGGGGCACGGTCCTCCTCATCGACGGCAACATCGGCATCGGCGGCGACCCCGCCGCCCTGCTGCGCCGGGCCGCCGAGCTGACCGCGCCCGGGGGCTCCCTGCTGGTCGAGGTGGCCACCGCCGACGTCGACGAACGCGTCGAGGTGTACGTCGAGGACGGCACCGGCGGCCGCGGGGCGTCCTTCTGGTGGGCCCGGCTCGGCACCCGCGCCCTGTGCTCCGAGGCGAGGGCCGCGGGCTGGAACCCGTACGACACGTGGCGGACGGCGGGCCGGTCCTTCGTGCACCTCACGCTCTGA